From a region of the Salvelinus alpinus chromosome 2, SLU_Salpinus.1, whole genome shotgun sequence genome:
- the LOC139551313 gene encoding sialic acid-binding Ig-like lectin 14, whose translation MVLRTAGSVLVVFLWSVTVVLGQYGWSVTYTTQSICTLKGSSVEMSCSYKYPSGHKVTSTFWFTKMKTGVEPEDIGQDPEYAGRLEYHGDKKKDCTLRITDLRERDSATYKFRFTTDQTEGRYYGDPGVTLSVTALQVKVTPSHWSQWKKLTCKTTSYPLTGNPTYTWYKNGQVVTVKTSTYSVIPNDKDSYSCAVKGHEDLHSPAVCVQGQSCNRVTYTKRRICVLKGSTVDISCTYVGYYSTTSSFWFRSDKSIAEDLTTDPGYAGRVEYTGTYEGPFTLRITDLREEDSAEYRFTFKTQNFEWGHSFPGTTLSVTGNTTLYDTTVYHNILQDK comes from the exons atggtcttgagaacagcaggaagtgtgttggtggtctttctctggtctgtGACAG TGGTACTGGGTCAGTATGGCTGGAGTGTGACTTACACCACTCAGAGTATCTGTACCTTGAAGGGGTCATCAGTGGAGATGTCCTGCTCTTACAAATATCCCAGTGGTCATAAAGTCACATCAACCTTCTGGTTCACTAAAATGAAGACTGGTGTAGAACCTGAAGATATAGGTCAGGACCCAGAGTATGCAGGTCGCCTGGAGTATCATGGAGATAAGAAGAAAGACTgtaccctgagaatcacagacctgagagagagagactcagctacGTACAAGTTCAGATTTACAACAGATCAGACTGAAGGGAGATATTATGGCGATCCTGGAGtcactctgtctgtaacag CTctgcaggtgaaggtgactcctTCACATTGGTCACAGTGGAAGAAACTGACCTGTAAAACCACCAGCTATCCTCTGACTGGTAACCCCACCTACAcctggtacaagaacggacagGTAGTAACTGTGAAGACTTCCACCTATTCAGTCATCCCTAATGATAAGGACAgctactcctgtgctgtaaagggccatgaggatctccactctcctgcagtgt GTGTTCAGGGTCAGAGCTGCAACAGAGTGACTTACACCAAGAGGAGAATCTGTGtcttgaaggggtcaacagtggacaTATCCTGTACTTATGTTGGTTATTATTCCACCACATCATCATTCTGGTTTAGAAGTGATAAGTCGATCGCTGAAGACCTAACCACAGACCCAGGGTATGCAGGTCGTGTGGAGTACACTGGAACATACGAAGGTCCCTtcaccctgagaatcacagatcTGAGAGAGGAGGACTCAGCTGAGTATCGCTTCACTTTTAAAACTCAAAACTTTGAATGGGGTCATAGTTTCCCAGGAAcaactctgtctgtcacaggtaaTACTACACTGTATGATACAACTGTATATCATAATATATTACAGGATAAATGA